In Streptomyces sp. NBC_00569, a single genomic region encodes these proteins:
- a CDS encoding protein NO VEIN domain-containing protein: MPPRPSSRLRRTEAQRNLIHGIETLSWGFPEEKPEYRDAHPQFALLATGASPRVQLENWLHDTATLYLFQVRGGFYEGRSWHWPDEEAERRLKYPQRFGIEPLARLENIPLGPKGPLTEAGSDAIRRSGTDRGMGKLVQMPAQRLLELAGIPFDPDEPEDVPLDKSPGFTAEQVEGKKKPQRRRRGAGYISDPKKRRAIELHAEDHAIAHYEKDGWTVERLGKPYDLRCTRGAEERHVEVKGTTGAATSVELTINEVLHARDKDNTVDLYVVSDIKVDTRTDPYTASGNKVTLFTNWEPAEEDLRPRKYEYRLPDTTN, from the coding sequence GTGCCGCCGCGGCCCTCGTCCCGCTTACGACGCACCGAAGCCCAGCGCAACCTCATCCACGGCATCGAGACACTGTCCTGGGGCTTCCCCGAGGAAAAACCCGAATACAGGGACGCCCACCCTCAGTTCGCGCTCCTGGCCACCGGAGCCTCGCCGCGAGTCCAGCTCGAGAACTGGCTTCACGACACCGCAACGCTCTACCTCTTCCAGGTCCGCGGTGGCTTCTACGAGGGCCGGTCCTGGCACTGGCCCGACGAAGAGGCCGAGCGACGACTGAAGTACCCCCAGCGCTTCGGCATCGAACCCCTCGCCCGGCTCGAGAACATCCCCCTGGGCCCCAAGGGACCGCTCACCGAAGCCGGCAGCGACGCCATCCGCCGCTCAGGCACCGACCGGGGCATGGGCAAGCTCGTCCAGATGCCCGCCCAGCGCCTCCTGGAGCTCGCCGGGATCCCCTTCGACCCCGACGAGCCCGAAGACGTTCCCCTGGACAAGTCGCCGGGCTTCACGGCGGAACAGGTTGAGGGCAAGAAGAAGCCTCAGCGGCGCCGCCGCGGCGCCGGCTACATCTCCGACCCCAAGAAACGCAGAGCCATCGAACTGCACGCCGAGGACCACGCGATAGCCCACTACGAGAAGGACGGCTGGACGGTCGAGAGGCTGGGCAAGCCCTACGACCTGCGCTGCACCCGCGGCGCGGAGGAACGTCATGTCGAGGTCAAGGGCACCACGGGGGCCGCGACGAGCGTAGAGCTGACGATCAACGAGGTCCTGCACGCCAGGGACAAGGACAACACCGTCGACCTCTACGTCGTCAGCGACATCAAGGTCGACACCCGCACCGACCCGTACACCGCCAGCGGCAACAAAGTCACCCTCTTCACCAACTGGGAGCCGGCCGAAGAGGACCTGAGGCCCCGCAAGTACGAATACCGGCTCCCCGACACCACCAACTGA
- a CDS encoding NAD-dependent epimerase/dehydratase family protein codes for MRILLLGGTWFLGRAVAENALARGWRVTTFNRGRSAPDLPGTEPVHGDRTSADDLKRLAGHGPWDLVVDTSASEMAPCQVLDGTRVLAAEAERYVYVSTVNAYRGWPHEPLTEDSPVYAAPPDASREYGAGGGVTVHYGMQKAGCEAAVLSQFGDRATVLRPGVILGPGEYVGRLPWWLNRARRGGAILAPGEPGTHVQPVDVRDVAEFALTAAPGAYNVAAPRDRDTMRDLLMACLAVTGSRGRLAWAPDELLTAHGVREWTELPLWRTAKGTWAVDSTRAQAAGLVCRPLAQTVADTWEWLTSGSVPVEHPRWDDHGIDPDKEMRIVAELR; via the coding sequence ATGCGGATTCTTCTCCTTGGCGGCACCTGGTTCCTGGGGCGCGCCGTCGCCGAGAACGCCTTGGCGCGTGGTTGGAGGGTCACGACCTTCAACCGCGGCCGCAGCGCCCCTGACCTGCCAGGGACCGAGCCGGTGCACGGCGACCGCACCAGTGCGGACGACCTCAAGCGGCTTGCCGGTCACGGCCCGTGGGACCTCGTCGTCGATACCTCGGCCTCCGAGATGGCCCCCTGCCAGGTCCTCGACGGCACGCGCGTGCTGGCGGCAGAGGCGGAGCGGTACGTGTACGTCTCCACGGTCAATGCCTACCGGGGATGGCCGCACGAGCCCCTCACGGAGGACAGTCCCGTCTATGCGGCGCCGCCGGACGCGTCCCGTGAGTACGGCGCCGGCGGCGGTGTGACCGTGCACTACGGCATGCAGAAGGCTGGATGCGAGGCGGCTGTGTTGTCTCAGTTCGGGGACCGGGCGACGGTGCTGCGTCCGGGCGTGATCCTGGGTCCTGGCGAGTACGTGGGGCGCTTGCCGTGGTGGCTGAACCGGGCCAGGCGGGGAGGCGCGATCCTCGCCCCGGGCGAGCCGGGCACGCACGTTCAGCCGGTCGATGTCCGGGACGTCGCCGAGTTCGCGCTCACGGCAGCGCCCGGCGCCTACAACGTGGCCGCGCCGCGTGACCGGGACACCATGCGTGACCTGCTGATGGCCTGTCTGGCCGTCACCGGCAGCCGCGGGCGCCTGGCGTGGGCGCCGGACGAGCTGCTCACCGCGCACGGTGTTCGGGAGTGGACCGAGCTCCCGCTGTGGCGTACGGCAAAGGGCACGTGGGCCGTCGACAGCACGCGCGCGCAAGCTGCTGGGCTCGTGTGCCGTCCGCTCGCGCAGACCGTCGCCGACACCTGGGAGTGGCTCACGTCGGGGTCGGTGCCGGTGGAGCATCCGCGCTGGGATGACCACGGCATCGACCCCGACAAGGAGATGCGCATCGTCGCCGAGCTTCGTTAG
- a CDS encoding GntR family transcriptional regulator produces MNGPAVHVDTASPVPPYEQIRAQLAALITTGRMPEGERLPTVRQLAADLGLAAGTVARAYRELEAASLICTRRGAGTRVAPLPAPTRTPDPAKLAELALRFVTEARGLGADGETVQRAVRDALDE; encoded by the coding sequence GTGAACGGTCCCGCCGTCCACGTCGACACCGCGAGCCCCGTCCCGCCCTACGAACAGATCCGCGCCCAGCTGGCCGCACTCATCACCACGGGCCGTATGCCGGAGGGGGAACGCCTGCCGACGGTGCGCCAGCTGGCGGCCGACCTGGGCCTGGCGGCGGGCACGGTGGCGAGGGCCTACCGCGAACTGGAGGCGGCGTCCCTGATCTGCACCCGTCGTGGGGCGGGGACACGGGTGGCCCCGCTTCCGGCACCGACCCGGACACCAGACCCGGCCAAACTGGCGGAACTGGCCCTCCGCTTCGTGACCGAGGCCCGGGGCCTGGGCGCGGACGGGGAGACGGTGCAGCGGGCGGTACGGGACGCGCTGGACGAGTAG
- the tgmB gene encoding ATP-grasp ribosomal peptide maturase, which produces MTAAARPVLVVAEQLDASADMVVDQLNQRDVPVIRFDAAAFPQQLTLTAAHADREAGWSGILDDGRRTARLEDVRAIYWRRPGRPLIADSVPEPYRTWAQNQADAALLNVLAALPGVPWINNPHADRLAAHKPQQLVAATRCGLTVPRSLVTNAPAAARDFAKQIDAPLICKPVLGGRLPIEEGRALMVATHHVDPLDFDDSIRLSAHYLQEAIAKAFEVRLVAVGDRVFGGTLHTTSAKAATDWRTDYEHIEYGTITVPDDIATAVRRFLAYYGIVFGSFDFAVTPAGQWVFFENNPAGTWAWVENRTALPIAAAHADYLQGVIE; this is translated from the coding sequence ATGACCGCCGCCGCCCGCCCGGTGCTCGTGGTCGCCGAGCAGCTGGACGCGTCCGCCGACATGGTCGTCGACCAGCTCAACCAGCGCGACGTCCCGGTCATCCGCTTCGACGCCGCCGCCTTCCCGCAGCAGCTCACCCTCACCGCCGCGCATGCAGACCGTGAGGCGGGCTGGAGCGGGATCCTCGACGACGGGCGCCGGACGGCGCGGCTTGAGGACGTTAGGGCCATCTACTGGCGGCGGCCCGGGCGCCCCCTCATCGCGGACTCCGTTCCCGAGCCCTACCGCACGTGGGCCCAAAACCAGGCCGATGCCGCCCTGCTGAACGTCCTGGCGGCCCTGCCGGGCGTCCCGTGGATCAACAACCCGCACGCCGACCGCCTCGCCGCCCACAAGCCCCAGCAGCTCGTCGCCGCGACCCGTTGCGGGCTCACCGTGCCGCGCAGTCTGGTCACCAACGCCCCCGCCGCTGCACGCGACTTCGCCAAGCAGATCGACGCTCCGCTGATCTGCAAGCCGGTCCTGGGCGGCCGCCTGCCCATCGAGGAGGGCCGCGCCCTGATGGTGGCGACCCACCACGTCGACCCGCTCGACTTCGACGACAGCATCCGCCTGTCGGCCCACTACCTCCAGGAGGCCATCGCGAAGGCCTTCGAGGTACGCCTCGTCGCCGTCGGCGACCGCGTCTTCGGCGGGACGCTGCACACCACGTCCGCCAAGGCCGCCACGGACTGGCGCACCGACTACGAGCACATCGAGTACGGCACGATCACCGTCCCCGACGACATCGCGACCGCGGTACGCCGCTTCCTGGCGTACTACGGCATCGTCTTCGGCAGTTTCGATTTCGCCGTCACGCCGGCGGGACAGTGGGTGTTCTTCGAGAACAATCCCGCCGGAACCTGGGCCTGGGTGGAGAACCGCACCGCCCTGCCGATCGCCGCCGCGCACGCCGACTACCTGCAAGGAGTCATCGAATGA
- a CDS encoding methyltransferase domain-containing protein: MNSWPDTGTSAALRQKYATDLALERDGEWLQAFADVPRHVFVPRFFTQGTDAAWQPVSWGDVGYLEAVYADVALTTQLDEQGIPTSSSSQPSVMLAMLEALDVHDGHRVFELGTGTGYNTALLSHRLGEARVTSVDVDPGLVAAAIGRLKQAGHSPTLAAGDGALGYPRRAPYDRIIATAGLHAIPPALLEQAAEGAVIVAPLGYGIIRAQVTAPGHATGRFLPTPAHFMALRAASTAPDLDAVRGENPGRTSVAPRDVLERLKFPLSLALPGYTSCTWKDDHGQVTAVGLWTEDGSVATVDTTGTVRQSGPRRLWDRVEELAATFTDNIARDDFLLTITPTRQTVTYRETGGPGWHLPTLSR, encoded by the coding sequence ATGAATTCCTGGCCGGACACCGGTACCTCGGCCGCCCTGCGGCAGAAGTACGCCACGGATCTTGCCCTGGAGCGCGACGGCGAGTGGCTCCAGGCGTTCGCCGACGTCCCGCGGCACGTGTTCGTGCCGCGCTTCTTCACGCAGGGCACCGACGCGGCATGGCAGCCCGTGTCCTGGGGCGACGTCGGGTATCTGGAGGCCGTCTACGCCGACGTCGCGCTGACGACCCAGCTCGACGAACAGGGCATCCCCACCAGCTCGTCGAGCCAGCCGTCGGTGATGCTCGCCATGCTGGAGGCCCTCGACGTCCACGACGGCCACCGTGTCTTCGAGCTCGGCACCGGAACCGGCTACAACACCGCGCTCCTGTCACACCGCCTCGGCGAGGCACGCGTCACGAGCGTCGACGTCGACCCCGGGCTGGTGGCCGCAGCGATCGGCCGCCTGAAGCAGGCAGGCCACAGCCCCACCCTCGCGGCCGGCGACGGTGCACTGGGCTACCCGCGCCGGGCCCCCTACGACCGCATCATCGCCACCGCAGGCCTGCACGCCATCCCGCCCGCACTGCTGGAGCAGGCCGCCGAGGGCGCGGTCATTGTCGCCCCGCTCGGCTACGGCATCATCCGCGCGCAGGTGACCGCCCCGGGGCACGCCACCGGCCGCTTCCTGCCCACCCCCGCCCACTTCATGGCCCTCCGCGCGGCCTCCACGGCGCCCGATCTCGACGCGGTCCGGGGCGAGAATCCCGGCAGGACTTCCGTGGCGCCCCGCGACGTCCTGGAGCGTCTGAAGTTCCCTCTGTCGCTCGCCCTGCCCGGCTACACCTCGTGTACGTGGAAGGACGACCACGGACAGGTCACGGCCGTCGGCCTGTGGACCGAGGACGGCTCCGTCGCCACCGTCGACACCACCGGCACGGTGCGCCAGAGCGGTCCCCGACGCTTGTGGGACCGCGTCGAGGAACTCGCCGCGACCTTCACCGACAACATCGCCCGTGATGACTTCCTGCTGACCATCACCCCGACCCGGCAGACCGTCACGTACCGAGAGACAGGCGGCCCGGGCTGGCACCTACCCACGCTCAGCCGCTGA